The nucleotide sequence GTGCCGTCGGTTCCTCCTGCCTGCCCTGCCCCTTCGACTGGTCTGTCCCCTTCGATCCCGATGCCGACATCCGGTCCAGCGGGCTGACCACTTTGACGTCGTCGCGGTTCAACACGTGCGTATAGATCATCGTCGTCTTCAGATCCGCATGGCCCAGTAGTTCTTGGATCGTCCGGATGTCCGTGCCTCCCTTCAGCAAGTGAGTCGCAAAGCTGTGGCGAAACGTATGCGACGTCACATGCTTATGAACCTCCGCACCCCGCACCGCTCGTCTCAGTTGTTTCGCGAACGTGTCCGCATGGATGTGATGCCGATGAAAGCGATGGCTACGCGGATCTTTCGACAGCCTCTGTGACGCAAACACAAATTGCCATTTCAGCTCGCGGTGTGCCTCAGGGTATTTCTTGTCCAATGCATACGGCAACCAAACCGACGCCTGGCCCATGATCACGTCCTGTTCATGCAAATGTTATCGCCATTGCATCTGCTTTCTCAGTTCGTCCGCCACACTCTGCGGCAACGGAACAAAACGACTCTTGTTGCCCTTACTGTGATGGACCTGGATTTGCATCAAGTCAAAATCGACATCCTTCATCCTTAAACGCAAAGCTTCGCTGATCCGCATCCCGCTTCCGTACAACAGCTGGGCGATCAAGCGGTGCATACCCGCCAAACGGCTCAGCACCTCGCGAACTTCCTCCTCGCTCATCACCGACGGGATGTTCGGGTGTTTGGTCGAACGCGTCGCGTTGATCGGCCCCATGTCACGTTTCAAAACGTGTTCAAAGAAGAACCTCAATGCATAGAAGGCTTGATTCTGTGTCGACGGGGCCACATCGCCTTCGACCACCAAGTCCGTCAAGTAATGCTCGATATCACGCTCCCCCACTTCGGCAAAATCCGCCAAGCGTTCCAGGCCCCGCGCCGCCATGAATCCACGCAACTTCCCGACGTATGCCTTCTCCGTTTTCATCGCCTTGCCCTCCAAGCGACACTGACGACGAAGCGCTTGAACGGCATCCGGGTCCCGCGGACTGATCGGCCCGACAATCTCGTCAATCGTCAACGGGTCTTCGCCCGTCCCCTCGCGATGCGCCAACTCCTGCAACTTCGACCGAATCGGCTCCAAGCCCCCCAGGGATGATCTCGGGTGCAATCGCTCGTACTCGATCAATCCGTCCACGATCAACAGTCGCTTCCAAGCCGGCATCCCCGCCTGCAACTTCGCTCGCAAAAAAGCAACAACGTCGTCGACCGCAAAAACCCAGCGGTCCGGGTCTTTCACGTTGTGATAGCGAACCATGCCGCCGAACCAGATGTTGGCCCATCGTTCGCGAGCTTCACGCGGGTCCTCCGATTCGGCCCCGCCACCCATAGCCGGTGTGTTCACGTCAGTCAGTCCTTCGAATCGCTGGAAAAGGCCGTCGAGGTGGCCCAAGAAATTCTCAGCGGGACGTCCATGCACCCTTGGGGGTCAAGCAATCTTGCGTGACCCCGCCGAGTCTCGCAAATCAAAACAGATTGTCAAGAGTTTACTAGAGAAAAAATGTTCACTTGGCTTGTCCGCGGCTCGATCCGCCTCAGCCGCGACGGCCCAATTGACCTCGCTGCTTGATCGTCACCAAGTCAATTGCACGGCCAGCCCCGCCAATGCTTTTGCAGGGATGGTCGCGGCCTCACTTCTCCGGCGATGAGATGCTGCGAATCGAATCGATACTTTGGCGACTCGCTCACCAAGCAATCGAGTCAACTCATACCCAAAATTTTGACGGCTTCGGCTCGGTTGCGGATCGGCTCGATGGCACTGTCTCCGCGGCCGAAACCACGGTGCGACTTAGATCCGACCCGCCGCTGTGACGCAGTGTCGCCAAAAAATCATGCCCAAATTTCCCACGCGGCCCCTCGCCAGCGTTAAAATCGAACCAACATCGTTGCAGGTCGACGCCGGAGCGTTCCGCTCTCGTCACAGACGACGGTTCCATTCTTGCGGGGCATCGGGGCAATCGCTTGAGCCGACGCACTGCGGGACCAACCTTTCGGGCAAAAAGGGGCACCCAAAAAGATGGCGGTGTCACCCAAAGGCCCGAAGGCTAGACCCGGCAAGCGTCCCAAGGCCTTAGGCCCAGCGGCGCAAGACGAGACGTGTCGCTCGTGGCGGCAATTCTCAAAGAACGTGTTCTCCCAGAACGGCTGCTTTCCGGGAGAACAACGCAAACCAAGAGGACGTTTCTGGGAGAACAGGCCATCGCATTCGCGGAGAACACCCCTCCAGGCCGAAACTCCCCGACCCGTCCGGAGAATTCAAAGTTCCCCGACAAAGACTCAATTATCGCCAACCCGTACACACCGCCCCACCAAGACGAGCACGATACACCATCACAAGCACGCACTGGATCGTGTCTGTTGACCACTGCGGCGATCTGCATCTACACAATTCTTGGCCTGGTGGTTCTGGTTTGCGCTTTTGACATCGCTATTACATGGGGCGATCCCAAGGGCGGTGCGAGCGGAAATCTCCCGCCCGTGTTGACAACGGATGAACGAATATCTCGTTCGGTTTACCCCGGAATTGCAGCGTTAACTTGCTTGGTGCTCGGCGGATTGCTTTGGCGATTCCGCAGACGGTAGCCGATGCATTGTTTGGTCGTGCATCTGCGGTTCAAAACCGGATTTGCCTGCGGTCGATGCGCTCGGTAGGATTGGTTTACGTCAATCGCGTTGGTTGACAAACACTGCGCTGCAGAAAACGGGGAACCATGAATTGCACGGGAGATCGCCAAGACGCGTTTTCCAATGGATCGTCTTGGGGGCGATCCCCGTGAATTCCGCCGTTCGCCGACTGAAATGATCGATTCTTGATGTGTTTGTTCGCCAATCACGCTTCTGACACCGGGGACGTGTGACGCCATGCCGCGAGCACTGCTGACAATTGCCATCGTTCTCTTGCTATTCATGCTTCTGTTTCAGCTCTATCGTATGCAGGGCACTGGCACGTTCCACGCTGACTACTACTATCTGCCACTCCGTGAATATGTGGACGCGGATCGCCAATACGAGATGGAGGCGATGGTGATCGAACGATACAATGCGGCGAGTAGACGTTCAGCGTCGATTTCGCTCGTAGCACTCGGCACCGTGTTGTTGTGCGTGACCCTCGCCTATCGTGGATTACCGTCACCCGTCACAGATTCAAAACCGGGCGGCGAACCAAGCGATGGACACGGAGCCGCCGACAGCGCGTTTCCGGATGGTTGATCGCTCGCGGCGGCCCGGTCATCGCCACCGTTATCCGACTGAGTATCTCCCTAATGCTCGCTAAAGCTTCATGGTGCTAGACGTCACCTCTTCAACCAAAAGCTCAGTATCTACGCAGATGAAATCCGTCGCTTGTAGTCGCAAATACCTTTTTGCTCGCTCCGTTATGGAGATTGGACTTACCGCCGCCCTGCTCTGTGCTGTTGCGTGGTTCGACTGGATAGTTGCTCTGTGTATCGCATTGCTGGCTGTCATGCCGCTGTGGTTCCTTTGGAAATGCAGAACGATGTATCGCTTTGCATTTGGGAACGGCCAGATCCGCACGCACAAAGTATTTACCAACCATGTAGATATTTCGGCCCCAGCTCACGCTATCCAATCCGTCGCTGTATACCAAGGTGTTGTTGAGTCTATATGCAACGCAGGAACCATTGAAATTGACACGTCGGGAACCAACCTGCAAAATGCGAAATTCGTTTGGCCACACCTTCCCGATCCCGATAGCGTCGCCTCCGAACTGCGAATGCTGGCATCTGGCGCAAACGACG is from Crateriforma conspicua and encodes:
- a CDS encoding YdbT family protein — protein: MKSVACSRKYLFARSVMEIGLTAALLCAVAWFDWIVALCIALLAVMPLWFLWKCRTMYRFAFGNGQIRTHKVFTNHVDISAPAHAIQSVAVYQGVVESICNAGTIEIDTSGTNLQNAKFVWPHLPDPDSVASELRMLASGANDE